Proteins from one Limanda limanda chromosome 9, fLimLim1.1, whole genome shotgun sequence genomic window:
- the reps2 gene encoding ralBP1-associated Eps domain-containing protein 2 — MEPDCGAPSAGSSIPLNEPEQRYYSGLRSLCQQADSPGTLSSSKVSELFKASQLPPEALHKVTEVCGAKRLGYFGTPQFYVALKLLAAAQSGLPVRLESVTANLPLPRFVGLKNEPEMRYSTVPPSIEGQVVQFGTAPASESWTPADTLRHLEASAEMKEPWSPPRSPCTSPPHSPLTYRSQTYTNKNGADSQMFYESKPSSRQVVKLEQHPSPSNYGTKPGVEHPAMARAVSAERLAQQTADDYSDDDPWRITEEQLEYYTNQFRNLQPDLGALILGTVAKNFFTKSKLPIPELSHIWELSDVDRDGALTFSEFCTAFHLIVARKNGYPLPESLPPTLQPGFLQQEDDLPDTPESAEPLIVFEDAEPRPSQMDLSIIERIQPSLAAPKQDMKDESCKKDASLKRLTISEKKRTLQLGTFPERPELPQDLDPQMRTKTRPRSYSSNSFEDAMKKSEEPPTPPPRPQKTHSRASSLDLNKLFQQGNPGVKSGWLMPPPALPPRPLTSQVPYFIHASEKPPLSKVQQPNFADFSHFKEEEESRVKPEEQTLRSRFGPNTEDLTNAPKQDVMAVCPSQAPQKPVRRKYHPESQNPEATSLPAVTFPHPAKPSQKQKREIQMAIRKNKETNAVLTRLNSELQQQLKVVHQDRVTLESQLELLRPLAST, encoded by the exons GTGACCGAGGTGTGTGGGGCGAAGCGACTGGGTTACTTCGGCACACCTCAGTTCTACGTAGCCCTGAAGCTGCTCGCCGCCGCCCAGTCTGGTCTGCCCGTTCGGCTGGAGAGTGTAACGGCCA ATCTACCTCTTCCCAGATTTGTTGGGCTGAAGAATGAACCAGAGATGCGATACTCAACCGTCCCCCCCAGCATAGAGGGTCAGGTGGTTCAGTTTGGGACTGCACCTGCTTCTGAGTCATGGACGCCAGCTGACACCTTGAGACACCTGGAGGCCAGTGCAGAGATGAAG GAGCCCTGGTCCCCCCCTCGATCCCCGTgcacctcccccccccactctcctctGACCTACCGCAGCCAGACATACACCAACAAAAATGGAGCTGATTCACAAATGT TCTATGAAAGCAAACCGTCCTCACGGCAGGTCGTTAAGCTGGAGCAGCACCCCTCACCCAGTAACTACGGGACCAAACCCGGTGTAGAGCATCCTGCGATGGCACGG GCTGTGTCAGCGGAGAGGCTTGCCCAGCAGACTGCAGATGATTATTCTGATGATGACCCCTGGAGGATCACAGAGGAACAGCTGGAGTATTATACAAATCAGTTCAGGAACCTCCAGCCTGACCTGGGAGCTCTCATACTGG GAACTGTTGCAAAAAACTTCTTCACCAAATCCAAGCTCCCAATACCAGAACTCTCCCACATCTG GGAGTTGAGTGATGTGGATAGAGATGGAGCTCTCACTTTCTCAGAGTTCTGCACAGCCTTTCATTTGATTGTGGCACGCAAGAATGGCTACCCTCTCCCAGAGAGCCTTCCCCCCACGCTGCAGCCAGGgttcctgcagcaggaggacgaCCTGCCAGATACTCCTGAA AGTGCAGAGCCTCTTATTGTCTTTGAGGATGCTGAACCAAGGCCCAGTCAGATG GATCTAAGCATTATAGAGAGAATCCAGCCAAGTTTAGCAGCACCAAAACAAGACATGAAAGATGAATCCTgtaaaaaag ATGCGAGTTTGAAGCGGCTGACAATATCTGAAAAGAAACGTACTCTACAGCTTGGTACATTTCCTGAGAGGCCAG AGCTGCCTCAGGACCTAGATCCACAGATGAGGACCAAAACTAGACCGAG GTCCTACTCTAGCAATTCCTTCGAAGATGCAATGAAGAAGTCCGAGGAGCCTCCGACCCCCCCACCTCGACCCCAGAAAACCCACTCCAGAGCCTCCTCGCTGGACCTCAACAAGCTCTTCCAGCAGGGCAATCCAG GTGTAAAAAGTGGATGGCTGATGCCTCCTCCGGCCCTCCCTCCACGACCACTGACATCACAG GTTCCTTATTTTATCCACGCTTCAGAGAAACCTCCCTTGAGTAAAGTGCAGCAGCCAAACTTCGCAGACTTCAGTCACTTTAAGGAAGAG gaggagagcagagtaAAACCTGAGGAGCAGACTTTACGATCCAGATTTGGTCCAAATACTGAAGACTTGACAAATGCTCCAAAGCAG GACGTTATGGCTGTTTGTCCCAGTCAAGCTCCACAGAAACCAGTTCGAAGGAAGTACCACCCAGAGAGCCAGAACCCAGAGGCCACATCTTTACCCGCAGTGACGTTTCCTCACCCCGCCAAACCCTCTCAAAA ACAGAAGAGGGAGATTCAGATGGCCATCCGTAAGAATAAAGAAACCAACGCAGTGCTGACACGCCTCAACAGTGAGCTCCAACAACAACTCAAG GTGGTTCACCAGGACAGGGTCACCTTGGAGTCCCAGCTCGAGCTTCTGAGGCCTCTAGCCTCGACGTGA